Proteins encoded by one window of Cuniculiplasma divulgatum:
- a CDS encoding MvaI/BcnI family restriction endonuclease produces the protein MKGFNELVDRLNEISNQWIHSNRTHDTGIGKTLEDLLGIQENNFPGPNGEKVELKSIRKDSSSMITLFTKSPKPGESIKNLLDDYGYQSVNDPTKKNLHVDLYGNRTTEIKGIPSLKLAVTPDRIDIVNIHGKIYGGWDYETLKKSFELKMYRVLLVKADKRGSKMNEEFNYNEAWVLMGFSFERFITLISNGIVKVELRLGIYPKGSKNEGKPHDHGTAFRVLEGNIQDCFAYRDRIIPKMGKL, from the coding sequence ATGAAAGGCTTTAACGAATTGGTTGATCGACTAAATGAAATCAGCAACCAATGGATCCATTCAAATCGAACCCATGATACTGGCATAGGCAAAACACTTGAAGATCTATTGGGAATACAAGAAAACAACTTTCCAGGGCCAAATGGAGAGAAGGTGGAATTAAAATCCATACGGAAAGATTCATCATCAATGATAACCCTCTTTACAAAGAGCCCTAAACCTGGCGAGTCCATAAAAAATCTGCTGGATGATTACGGCTACCAGAGTGTTAATGATCCGACAAAGAAGAATCTCCATGTGGATCTTTATGGAAATAGAACAACTGAGATCAAAGGCATTCCTTCATTAAAGCTTGCTGTTACTCCTGACAGAATTGACATTGTGAATATTCATGGAAAGATCTATGGCGGATGGGATTATGAAACACTTAAGAAATCCTTTGAATTAAAAATGTATAGAGTTTTGCTTGTGAAGGCTGATAAAAGGGGAAGTAAGATGAATGAGGAATTCAACTACAATGAGGCATGGGTTTTGATGGGCTTTTCATTTGAAAGATTTATAACCCTTATCAGCAATGGCATTGTAAAGGTTGAGCTAAGGCTTGGAATCTACCCAAAGGGAAGCAAAAATGAAGGAAAACCTCATGATCATGGCACAGCATTTAGAGTGCTTGAGGGAAACATTCAAGACTGCTTTGCATATAGAGATAGGATAATACCAAAAATGGGGAAGCTATGA
- the cas2 gene encoding CRISPR-associated endonuclease Cas2, with protein MRRKYLVSYDITDQKRLGQIYKKMKGYGDALQYSVFICDLSDKEKIIMISELSHILNHSEDSVLIFDLGNSSSKYQDKIMSIGKVKKFEDRGAIII; from the coding sequence ATGAGAAGAAAATATTTGGTATCCTATGATATAACAGATCAAAAAAGATTAGGACAGATATACAAGAAAATGAAGGGCTATGGAGATGCACTGCAGTATTCTGTCTTTATTTGTGATCTATCCGATAAAGAAAAGATTATTATGATCTCTGAGCTTTCTCACATATTAAATCATTCTGAGGATAGTGTCCTTATTTTTGACCTTGGAAATTCCAGTTCAAAATATCAAGATAAGATAATGTCAATAGGGAAGGTAAAAAAGTTTGAGGATCGTGGAGCAATCATTATATAA
- the cas7g gene encoding type I-G CRISPR-associated RAMP protein Csb1/Cas7g: MINKKFDYKILIEEPRLLMDVKLKPTQGDRFQPTGFPEIGAAEFQRPDGTRMVLVESAQSMANRLESTIIGADGYNVIESLKGISYIVSELSADGELKFTSSLIEAHRMNSPYIISDKNFREELKKEASYFKGQPMNWKKVAKAVFKYDVNSLIHGVFMANLEDGRLKLPRILSSFIEAENIREVSTGGVKNNPIDPTGKLRTNEITKDVYGNVPYHRTEFTAESINAYFNIDTSLLKSYELGENETKLVFFLCMLKIRKFLDSSLRLRTACDLMVDSNIVFNIEKDEYVEFPEEKEIMEILSDLIKKCEHSFSTPPVTKLQVKAKWKKEGEKPNNSEENIDKENEDDTLEDE; encoded by the coding sequence ATGATAAATAAAAAATTCGATTATAAAATATTGATTGAAGAGCCAAGGCTGTTAATGGATGTTAAGCTCAAGCCAACACAAGGTGATAGGTTTCAGCCAACAGGGTTTCCAGAAATAGGTGCAGCTGAGTTTCAAAGACCAGACGGAACAAGGATGGTTCTAGTAGAAAGCGCCCAATCCATGGCCAATCGGCTCGAATCAACTATAATTGGTGCAGATGGATACAATGTGATAGAAAGTCTGAAGGGAATTTCATATATAGTATCTGAACTGTCAGCTGATGGAGAGTTAAAATTTACATCATCTCTCATCGAGGCACATAGAATGAACTCGCCTTACATAATATCAGATAAAAACTTCAGGGAAGAATTAAAGAAGGAAGCCTCGTATTTCAAAGGTCAGCCTATGAACTGGAAAAAGGTGGCAAAGGCAGTCTTTAAATACGATGTTAATTCCTTAATTCACGGAGTTTTTATGGCAAATCTTGAAGATGGCAGGTTAAAACTACCAAGAATTCTAAGCTCTTTTATAGAAGCTGAAAATATAAGGGAAGTTTCCACTGGAGGGGTTAAAAATAATCCAATAGACCCAACAGGAAAACTGAGGACAAATGAAATTACAAAAGATGTGTATGGAAACGTACCCTATCACAGGACTGAGTTTACTGCAGAGAGTATAAATGCCTATTTCAATATAGATACGTCTCTTCTGAAAAGTTATGAGCTTGGAGAGAATGAGACAAAGTTGGTGTTCTTTCTCTGTATGTTGAAGATAAGAAAATTTCTTGACAGTTCTCTCAGACTTAGGACTGCATGCGATCTGATGGTTGATAGCAATATTGTATTTAATATAGAAAAAGACGAATATGTAGAATTTCCAGAGGAAAAAGAAATAATGGAAATCCTCAGCGACCTCATCAAAAAATGTGAACATAGTTTCAGCACTCCTCCTGTTACAAAACTGCAGGTCAAGGCAAAATGGAAAAAAGAGGGGGAAAAGCCAAATAATAGCGAGGAGAATATAGATAAAGAAAATGAAGATGATACATTAGAAGATGAATAA
- a CDS encoding TRM11 family methyltransferase translates to MIEEIKERDWTFLNENTREYTHIYHDYPARMIPQIPRNIIRMLEEKERNLLFDPYCGSGSSLVEGLLAGLNVIGTDINPLAKLISEAKTEYHMEPIDLSNEIDRFVEFTMFPKGTPKIIDKENLEFWFKPNAVKGIGLILRYISRIKDKRIRKFFEATASEAIRESSNTRKGEFKLYRYNKEKLKDYNPDPFAIMKEKLVRNFKGYESFHRKMAELNYQPISKIYLANTVNQIPKSKIRENSIDIVITSPPYGDSHTTVAYGQYSKLSSEWLGILKSNVDTASMGGKKSKPVSFGCEDLDRSLREVEGINHVRSLEVYSFYSDLRSSINNVSKTIKSGGYACYVVANRKVAGVLLPTDKSIVCFFEKNGFKNIETFTRGIPNKRMPSKNSPSNKVGKLDDTMTKEYIILMRKD, encoded by the coding sequence ATGATAGAAGAGATCAAGGAAAGGGACTGGACATTTCTTAATGAGAATACTAGGGAATACACCCATATATACCACGATTACCCAGCAAGGATGATCCCACAAATTCCAAGAAACATAATAAGAATGCTGGAAGAGAAAGAGAGGAATTTATTATTTGATCCTTACTGTGGTTCTGGCAGCTCCTTGGTAGAAGGATTATTGGCAGGATTAAACGTAATTGGAACCGACATTAACCCGCTTGCTAAACTAATATCAGAGGCAAAGACAGAATATCATATGGAACCCATTGATTTAAGCAACGAAATAGACCGTTTTGTTGAATTTACAATGTTTCCAAAGGGAACGCCAAAGATTATAGATAAAGAAAACCTTGAATTCTGGTTTAAGCCCAATGCAGTAAAGGGCATAGGCCTGATATTAAGATATATCAGCAGGATCAAGGACAAAAGGATCAGGAAATTCTTTGAAGCAACTGCCAGTGAGGCCATAAGGGAAAGCTCCAATACCAGGAAAGGTGAATTCAAGCTATATAGATATAACAAAGAGAAGCTGAAAGACTATAATCCAGATCCGTTTGCCATCATGAAGGAAAAATTAGTCAGGAATTTCAAAGGATATGAATCATTCCACAGGAAGATGGCTGAACTCAATTATCAGCCTATCTCAAAGATATATCTTGCCAATACTGTAAATCAAATCCCAAAGAGCAAAATAAGGGAAAATTCAATAGATATCGTAATCACTTCACCGCCCTATGGAGATTCGCATACCACTGTTGCCTATGGTCAATATTCAAAACTCTCTTCAGAATGGCTTGGGATCCTGAAGAGTAACGTTGATACAGCATCAATGGGCGGAAAGAAATCAAAGCCCGTTAGTTTTGGATGTGAGGATCTGGATAGAAGTCTTAGGGAAGTAGAAGGAATAAACCATGTTAGATCTTTGGAAGTGTATTCCTTTTATTCAGATCTTAGGAGTTCAATCAATAATGTGTCAAAGACCATAAAGAGTGGTGGATATGCATGTTATGTTGTAGCCAACAGGAAGGTTGCAGGTGTGTTGCTTCCAACTGACAAATCCATCGTATGCTTTTTTGAAAAGAATGGGTTTAAAAATATTGAGACTTTTACAAGAGGCATACCAAATAAGAGAATGCCCTCAAAGAACAGCCCTTCTAACAAGGTGGGAAAACTTGATGATACTATGACTAAGGAATACATCATTCTTATGAGAAAGGATTAG
- a CDS encoding transposase, which yields MPVPVIRSYAVSTAKDHDTTIDLSKRGIIVYRDRGYFGHDPRGIDGTMDRSVRNHKLSIESIRRNLRISRKRSLVEYPYSVIKRVFHFAHVMITTVKRVRVKFMFACFAYNVQALKIINGWREL from the coding sequence ATTCCTGTTCCAGTAATAAGATCCTATGCTGTGTCAACAGCAAAGGATCATGACACAACCATTGATCTTTCCAAAAGAGGAATCATCGTGTACAGAGACAGAGGATACTTCGGACATGATCCAAGGGGAATAGATGGAACAATGGATCGATCTGTGAGAAATCATAAACTGTCCATTGAATCCATAAGAAGAAATTTAAGGATCTCAAGAAAGAGATCACTTGTTGAATATCCATATTCTGTCATTAAAAGGGTATTTCATTTTGCACATGTAATGATAACAACTGTGAAAAGAGTGAGAGTGAAATTCATGTTTGCATGTTTTGCATACAATGTACAAGCATTGAAGATCATAAATGGATGGCGTGAGCTATGA
- the cas8g1 gene encoding type I-G CRISPR-associated protein Cas8g1/Csx17 gives MEHKLYGCQTEPLSSYLKALGIFKILSEQKDEEVMCKWENNHLVIKTKCEQDELIRFFSEEYSPSPIMSPWNGGSGFYPNDSEAKENINKILNLGDKRFCDFISTYKLIKETLGKSFPEIFGSPLTLEDLIEKFTEKGKNKEIEKIKKLKGKIITELENSDKIDKESIETLSAVGNSKLKSEIKEIGKLNNDFYQIMRDEYKSKIVTKLRDTINERYLEWIDASILVNAEGKPVFPPLSGSGGNEGRLDYSSLFIASLTKVFVNKTNSSTELLRNSLFGDLTDKLQESAVGKFDPGKAGGFNQGNEIETKIVKINPWDIILMMEGILIWSNSIGRRNAIRETKIVTPFTVSYSPYGYESSNVSDFKKSLEIWAPIWNNYAYADELKSLFKEGRVALRGKVVKKGLDFFQAINSLGVDRGITGFLRYCFLVRRGQSYIALPSGLHRVKYSKYVNLIEDLDLVYRTFEQNLKVIQGTGKTLPQIYESIKRNMYESTYDLLNNGNPLTAVRLLRAIGRAEMSFSRVRGKYENKGGQKLRPLFGLSTNWINKSDDKSSEFRIALSLSSIGRTEKVGSFRSNIEGTSLQDDRKWDDNIGQFSWTGANLTEKLINTLIKRLTEAQSNKNSTFPFFSRIKLSLNDVMKFINGEIDERCIEELLFAFSLIRWDDNKSSQNIMEMNDYISINSSFDYPIDRLWALVRLYLSPEQFSQNSKVSFNPDRNLINLLLSGKSRETFRLVNIQMLKQNVFPIKIDNDKPMDKRYVASLLFPLREKDFKELKSMVLRKVEVNDK, from the coding sequence ATGGAACATAAATTATATGGCTGTCAGACAGAGCCCCTCAGTTCCTACTTAAAAGCTTTGGGCATATTCAAAATACTTTCTGAGCAGAAAGATGAAGAAGTAATGTGCAAGTGGGAGAATAATCACTTAGTAATAAAAACTAAGTGTGAGCAAGATGAATTAATTAGATTTTTTTCAGAAGAATATAGCCCGTCCCCAATAATGTCTCCTTGGAACGGTGGAAGTGGCTTTTATCCTAATGACTCTGAAGCAAAAGAAAACATAAATAAAATTTTAAATCTCGGAGATAAAAGATTTTGTGACTTCATTTCTACCTACAAGTTGATTAAAGAAACACTTGGAAAATCATTTCCAGAGATTTTTGGTTCACCCCTAACTCTAGAGGACTTAATTGAAAAGTTCACTGAGAAAGGGAAAAACAAGGAAATAGAAAAGATAAAGAAACTTAAGGGGAAAATAATTACAGAATTAGAGAATTCAGACAAAATAGATAAAGAGAGCATAGAAACTTTAAGTGCGGTTGGAAATTCTAAGTTAAAGTCAGAAATTAAAGAGATTGGAAAATTGAATAATGATTTTTATCAAATTATGAGGGATGAATACAAAAGTAAAATTGTGACAAAATTAAGGGATACTATAAATGAAAGGTATCTAGAGTGGATCGATGCATCCATACTCGTCAACGCAGAAGGGAAACCTGTTTTCCCTCCGTTGTCTGGTAGCGGTGGAAATGAAGGTAGGTTGGATTACTCAAGTCTGTTTATAGCTTCTCTAACTAAGGTGTTTGTAAACAAGACAAATTCAAGTACTGAATTACTGAGAAATTCACTATTTGGAGACTTAACCGATAAATTACAGGAATCGGCCGTTGGTAAATTTGATCCAGGAAAAGCTGGAGGTTTCAATCAGGGTAATGAAATAGAAACAAAAATCGTTAAAATAAATCCATGGGACATTATTCTTATGATGGAAGGAATTCTTATCTGGAGCAATTCCATAGGAAGAAGGAATGCCATTAGAGAAACAAAAATCGTTACACCATTCACTGTCTCATACTCTCCTTACGGATATGAGTCTTCAAACGTTTCGGATTTCAAGAAATCGTTGGAAATATGGGCACCAATATGGAATAACTATGCATACGCGGACGAACTAAAGTCGCTATTCAAGGAAGGAAGGGTAGCCTTGAGGGGAAAAGTTGTGAAAAAGGGACTGGACTTCTTTCAAGCCATAAATTCCCTAGGAGTGGATAGGGGCATAACTGGATTCCTGAGATATTGTTTTCTTGTAAGAAGGGGTCAGTCATATATAGCGTTGCCATCTGGCCTGCATAGAGTTAAATATAGCAAATATGTAAATTTAATTGAAGATCTGGACTTAGTATATCGGACATTTGAACAAAATCTGAAAGTAATTCAGGGGACGGGAAAAACCCTGCCTCAAATATATGAATCCATAAAAAGAAATATGTATGAATCCACATATGATCTTCTAAATAACGGGAATCCTCTAACTGCTGTACGATTGCTAAGGGCCATTGGAAGGGCAGAAATGTCTTTTTCCAGAGTTAGGGGTAAATATGAAAATAAGGGAGGGCAGAAACTCAGGCCATTGTTTGGACTGAGTACAAACTGGATAAATAAATCCGATGATAAGAGTAGCGAGTTTAGGATAGCTCTTTCCCTTTCTTCAATAGGGAGAACAGAAAAGGTTGGTTCATTTCGGTCAAATATTGAAGGGACAAGTCTTCAGGATGACAGAAAATGGGATGATAATATAGGTCAGTTTTCGTGGACTGGAGCTAACCTTACAGAAAAATTGATAAATACACTAATAAAGAGATTGACCGAGGCTCAATCAAACAAAAATTCTACTTTCCCCTTCTTTTCTAGGATCAAATTAAGTCTTAATGATGTGATGAAATTTATAAATGGCGAAATAGATGAAAGATGCATTGAAGAACTATTGTTTGCATTTTCATTAATTAGATGGGACGATAACAAGTCATCACAAAACATAATGGAAATGAATGACTATATTTCAATAAACTCATCCTTTGATTATCCAATAGATAGGCTCTGGGCATTGGTAAGGCTATATCTTTCTCCGGAGCAATTTTCTCAAAACTCAAAGGTTAGTTTTAATCCAGACAGGAATCTGATAAATCTGCTCTTATCCGGCAAATCTAGAGAAACATTTAGATTGGTGAATATTCAGATGTTGAAACAAAACGTATTTCCTATAAAGATAGATAATGATAAGCCTATGGATAAAAGGTATGTGGCTTCTCTACTATTTCCATTAAGGGAAAAAGATTTTAAGGAGTTAAAGAGTATGGTTTTAAGGAAAGTTGAGGTCAATGATAAATAA
- the csb2 gene encoding type I-G CRISPR-associated protein Csb2: MIAFKITLLSGRYHSTPWGRNVNEGIPEFPPSPYRIVRAIIDSWLRKRPSWDIDILQTIIEKLSENPPLFSTPRFTEGVILSYMSQNSKEITKKQLIYDGFISINPEDQIYVIWKNVEFTEIEVQKLEEILSLINYLGRSDSWVKIETLKDFKEFGDKINVEPLQDLNYFDGNKEKVKVAIPIAKKNYKYEKTEWFDALMLKTSDIIYKGISSPYALEFTYYLIENPEIKEDKSKKSLAGRLKVKNFLYSIDSKVPPMATDSLIIAERIHKKINGIYGKMSNNGRSVNLSGINPDGSISKGHRHIFILPLDLNNNGRISHILIRNKEYFTQKELLALDRTRSIWQSNGRPDIKLIPEEWGEDNEISVIQKSKRFKSITPVVLTRHYRKGRGDYYQWLCNELNHEFANHGLPKPVSFKLLNKSSKNGHSYYWLDFRRNRKNDPVNLGYGFEVVFEDYVPGPFSVGYGAHFGLGTFMPVKEVMEGDRE, translated from the coding sequence ATGATAGCCTTCAAAATAACACTATTATCAGGTAGATACCATTCTACCCCCTGGGGGAGAAACGTCAATGAGGGCATCCCAGAATTCCCTCCATCGCCGTATAGAATAGTAAGAGCAATCATTGATTCATGGCTTAGAAAGCGCCCATCCTGGGATATTGATATCCTGCAAACGATAATTGAAAAATTATCTGAAAACCCTCCGCTATTTAGTACACCCAGGTTCACTGAAGGAGTAATACTCAGTTATATGAGTCAAAATTCAAAAGAGATCACTAAAAAGCAGCTTATATATGATGGCTTTATAAGTATCAATCCTGAGGATCAAATATATGTTATCTGGAAGAACGTAGAATTTACAGAAATAGAAGTGCAAAAATTGGAAGAGATATTATCACTAATAAATTACCTGGGCAGAAGCGATTCATGGGTTAAAATTGAAACTCTAAAGGATTTTAAAGAATTTGGAGACAAAATAAATGTTGAGCCTTTACAAGATTTAAATTACTTTGATGGTAACAAGGAAAAAGTCAAGGTTGCAATTCCAATCGCGAAAAAAAATTATAAATATGAAAAAACTGAGTGGTTTGATGCACTAATGCTTAAAACTTCTGATATAATTTATAAGGGAATAAGTTCGCCATATGCATTGGAATTTACATATTACTTAATTGAAAATCCAGAAATAAAAGAAGACAAAAGCAAAAAGTCGTTGGCAGGAAGACTTAAAGTTAAAAATTTTCTTTATTCAATAGATTCCAAGGTTCCACCAATGGCAACAGATTCATTAATCATAGCAGAAAGAATACATAAGAAAATTAATGGCATTTATGGAAAAATGTCTAATAATGGTAGATCAGTAAATTTAAGCGGAATAAATCCTGATGGTTCTATTTCTAAGGGCCATAGGCATATTTTTATCCTTCCCCTTGATCTGAATAATAATGGACGAATAAGTCATATATTAATAAGAAACAAAGAATATTTCACACAGAAGGAACTGCTCGCGCTCGATCGCACAAGATCCATCTGGCAATCAAATGGAAGACCAGATATTAAACTCATTCCGGAAGAGTGGGGCGAAGATAACGAAATAAGTGTCATACAGAAATCAAAAAGATTCAAAAGTATCACCCCTGTGGTATTAACAAGGCATTATAGAAAAGGAAGGGGTGATTATTATCAGTGGTTATGCAATGAACTGAACCATGAATTTGCAAATCATGGATTACCAAAACCAGTATCATTTAAGCTTCTAAATAAATCATCAAAAAATGGTCACAGTTATTACTGGCTAGATTTTAGAAGAAATAGAAAAAATGATCCAGTTAATCTGGGATACGGATTTGAAGTTGTTTTTGAAGATTATGTTCCTGGCCCTTTCTCTGTAGGATATGGAGCCCATTTTGGACTTGGTACATTCATGCCGGTTAAGGAGGTAATGGAAGGTGACAGGGAGTAA
- the cas4g/cas1g gene encoding CRISPR-associated endonuclease Cas4g/Cas1g produces MTGSNEEENIDYIPLRMINEFVYCPRLFYLEYVEGYFEDSSDTIEGRIKHQRVDKESGELPDSDQFSNANDRIHATSVTLSSEIEQIVAKIDLIEGNGGEVRPVEYKKGRPNESNGGIWDSDKLQVTVQAMILIENGYKCSEATVYYAESNKKINLKIDDATIEWAKNIIKQARDLKTKKIIPDPLVDSPKCIKCSLVSICLPDETLSLKMEKSEKSGDEIRRLFPARSDSYPFYVGEQGAYISKKGEELVAKKDNVTIGSYRIMEISSVSIFGNVQISTQAIKELCNRNIPICYFSSGGWFTGMTNGISGNNIDLRIKQFDTASQNEKSLEIAKGFITGKIKNSRTMLRRNGKDIKSETLENLSELSRKILTSKNLGELLGIEGLAARIYFSNFTKMLKSSENHADFNFNSRNRRPPKDPVNAILSYLYSILAKDMTIIAATVGFDPYLGFLHKPKYGKPALALDLMEEFRPIICDSVVITALNSNEINKDDFIRRGNSVALTSNGRKKTIRAYERRLDDLISHPLFKYSVSYRRVFEVQARMLARYLNGEIKHYPVFTTR; encoded by the coding sequence GTGACAGGGAGTAATGAAGAGGAAAATATAGACTACATACCCCTCAGAATGATAAATGAATTTGTATACTGTCCTAGATTATTTTATCTTGAATACGTAGAGGGATATTTCGAAGATTCTTCTGACACAATAGAGGGAAGAATTAAACACCAGAGAGTTGATAAAGAGAGTGGTGAATTACCAGATTCCGACCAATTTAGCAATGCAAATGATAGAATACATGCAACATCAGTTACATTATCCTCCGAGATCGAACAAATAGTTGCAAAGATTGATCTGATCGAAGGAAATGGAGGAGAGGTCAGGCCTGTGGAATATAAAAAAGGGAGACCGAACGAAAGCAATGGTGGAATTTGGGATTCAGATAAATTACAAGTGACCGTCCAAGCAATGATACTTATTGAAAACGGTTACAAATGCAGCGAGGCCACAGTATATTATGCAGAATCTAATAAAAAAATAAATCTCAAAATAGATGATGCTACAATTGAGTGGGCAAAAAATATTATAAAACAGGCAAGAGATCTTAAAACTAAAAAAATTATACCTGATCCACTAGTAGATAGTCCAAAGTGCATTAAATGCTCCTTAGTTTCAATCTGCCTGCCAGATGAAACACTTTCCTTAAAAATGGAAAAATCTGAAAAATCGGGAGATGAAATAAGGAGATTATTTCCAGCAAGATCGGATAGTTATCCATTCTATGTAGGGGAACAGGGAGCTTATATATCTAAAAAGGGAGAGGAACTGGTAGCCAAAAAGGATAATGTAACAATCGGAAGTTACAGAATAATGGAAATTTCAAGTGTGTCCATATTTGGCAATGTCCAGATTTCAACGCAGGCAATAAAAGAGCTATGTAACAGGAACATTCCTATATGCTATTTTTCATCAGGTGGATGGTTTACAGGTATGACAAATGGAATCTCTGGCAACAATATAGATCTCAGAATAAAACAGTTCGATACAGCATCGCAGAATGAAAAGTCACTAGAAATTGCAAAAGGATTCATTACAGGAAAAATAAAGAATTCTAGAACAATGCTTAGAAGAAACGGAAAGGATATCAAATCTGAAACACTTGAAAATTTAAGTGAACTCTCAAGAAAAATTTTAACATCGAAGAATTTGGGTGAACTATTGGGAATAGAGGGACTTGCTGCCAGAATTTATTTCAGTAATTTCACTAAAATGTTAAAGAGTTCTGAAAATCATGCAGATTTCAATTTTAATAGCAGAAATAGGAGACCACCGAAGGATCCAGTAAACGCAATTCTTTCTTATCTATACTCTATTCTTGCAAAGGACATGACTATTATTGCAGCAACTGTTGGATTTGATCCTTATCTGGGATTTTTACATAAACCAAAATATGGAAAACCTGCACTTGCATTGGATTTGATGGAAGAGTTCAGACCAATAATCTGTGACTCTGTTGTAATTACAGCACTTAATAGCAACGAAATAAACAAGGATGACTTTATTCGGAGGGGGAATTCAGTTGCCTTAACATCTAATGGGAGGAAAAAAACAATAAGGGCATATGAAAGAAGGCTTGATGACCTAATCAGTCATCCACTGTTCAAATATTCTGTTAGCTATAGAAGAGTTTTTGAGGTTCAGGCAAGAATGCTTGCTAGGTACCTAAACGGGGAAATAAAACATTATCCAGTTTTTACAACCAGGTGA